Proteins encoded by one window of Amaranthus tricolor cultivar Red isolate AtriRed21 chromosome 4, ASM2621246v1, whole genome shotgun sequence:
- the LOC130810218 gene encoding uncharacterized protein LOC130810218 gives MERSEPSLVPEWLRSSGSGSLSHNVSSSKTDGPLLALPKRNRILNSSCYSEAPHSSVLERSSSTNSRRSTSSNGCSRHDKNPPYSRSYSGSARNQRVKDREKLISDNWDSEYSDTLSNIIGGRTEKDTLRRSQSMISRKPDEFRRPFPDSRNRGHNMNGIGNGALSVGSCASTGTQKVSFERDFPLLGSDERPATPDIARIPSPGLSRGVQALSIGTSQLIGGEGWTSALAEVPIVGNIGPSPSLQSTPLAAVSTSSTTTLSEPSTPNGLNMAEALVQGPVRSQSIPQQSMPAQRFEELPSVGVKKLIPMTSSMPKSNVLNPSDKLKPKTATRYNEGVAGPKNGLQQMPLLQPGSQAVRGGSGRAEGSTSSSSKLQLLKPGREKAVSPALKDGHSQAVKVTSVVANGPSTGSPSAASAPFKNLNNLKQSNNERKSPTYILNGVQVADKRLSHAQLQSRNDFFNLVRKKSMSSSSVAVTDSGAGAVLNSGESKEMTSGSASPTKNGSEVNCNGDTCKLDESFSDKRGSDLSHHELIHPEEELHFLRALGWEDDGGDDEGLTEEEINAFVQKYEKWRPESKLLQDLKSKLTSDSNSAA, from the exons ATGGAAAGAAGTGAGCCCAGTTTAGTTCCAGAATGGCTGAGAAGCAGTGGAAGTGGCAGTTTGAGCCACAATGTTTCGTCATCTAAAACAG ATGGTCCATTGTTGGCACTGCCAAAAAGAAATAGGATTTTGAATAGCAGCTGTTACTCAGAGGCCCCTCATTCCTCTGTTTTAGAGCGTAGTTCTTCTACTAATTCTCGTAGGAGCACAAGCAGTAATGGTTGTAGTAGGCATGACAAGAACCCTCCATACTCACGTTCCTATAGTGGTTCAGCTAGGAATCAACGTGTGAAAGATAGAGAAAAGTTAATTTCTGACAATTGGGATTCTGAATATTCTGATACTTTGTCAAATATTATTGGTGGGAGGACTGAGAAGGACACTTTAAGACGTTCTCAGTCCATGATCTCTAGGAAGCCAGATGAGTTTCGCAGACCCTTCCCTGATTCGAGAAATAGGGGCCATAACATGAATGGCATAGGGAATGGAGCTCTGTCTGTTGGTAGTTGTGCTTCTACAGGCACCCAGAAGGTGTCATTTGAAAGAGATTTTCCGCTGCTTGGATCTGATGAGAGACCTGCAACGCCTGATATTGCCAGAATACCATCACCTGGGCTGAGTAGGGGTGTCCAAGCTTTGTCCATTGGGACCTCACAATTGATTGGTGGTGAAGGCTGGACCTCAGCTCTTGCTGAGGTGCCCATAGTGGGCAACATTGGGCCGTCCCCAAGCTTGCAGTCAACCCCTTTAGCTGCAGTTTCTACGTCTTCTACTACGACGTTAAGTGAGCCTAGTACACCAAATGGTCTTAATATGGCGGAAGCATTGGTGCAGGGTCCCGTGCGATCTCAAAGCATACCGCAG CAATCTATGCCGGCACAGAGGTTTGAGGAGTTGCCTTCAGTGGGAGTCAAGAAGCTGATACCTATGACCTCCTCAATGCCTAAAAGCAAT GTGCTCAACCCATCTGATAAGCTAAAACCTAAGACAGCTACCAGATACAATGAAGGTGTAGCTGGTCCTAAGAATGGACTGCAGCAAATGCCATTGTTACAGCCTGGGAGTCAAGCTGTTCGTGGTGGAAGTGGCAGAGCAGAAGGTTCAACTTCATCTTCCTCGAAGCTCCAGTTGCTTAAACCTGGACGAGAAAAGGCTGTGTCTCCTGCTTTAAAGGATGGTCATTCTCAGGCCGTTAAGGTGACAAGTGTTGTTGCGAATGGTCCTTCTACTGGTTCTCCATCAGCTGCATCTGCTCCATTTAAGAATCTGAATAACTTGAAGCAGTCTAACAATGAGCGCAAGTCACCTACTTATATTTTGAATGGTGTGCAAGTGGCGGATAAGCGGTTGTCCCATGCTCAGCTACAGAGCCGGAATGATTTTTTTAACCTGGTCAGGAAGAAATCTATGAGCAGCTCATCTGTTGCTGTTACCGATTCTGGTGCAGGTGCTGTGCTAAATTCAGGTGAATCAAAGGAAATGACCTCTGGCTCAGCGAGTCCCACCAAGAATGGCAGTGAGGTGAACTGCAATGGTGATACTTGTAAGCTGGATGAGAGCTTTTCAGACAAACGAGGGAGTGACTTGAGTCATCATGAGCTCATCCATCCAGAGGAAGAGTTGCATTTTTTACGTGCTCTTGGTTGGGAGGATGATGGTGGAGATGATGAAGGCCTTACAGAGGAAGAGATCAATGCTTTTGTTCAAAAG TACGAGAAATGGAGACCAGAATCGAAGCTTCTTCAAGACTTGAAGTCAAAGTTAACATCTGATTCGAACTCTGCAGCATAG